Sequence from the Blochmannia endosymbiont of Colobopsis nipponica genome:
TGGAGGAGGTTCGATTAAATCACGTGAAAATCGCAATCGGCTTTCTTCCAGAGGTTTTGTTATTTATTTAGAGACTACTATTGAGAAACAATTAGTTCGTACTCAGAGAGATAAAAAACGTCCTTTATTAAAAACTAATAATGCATCACAAAAAATATTAGAAGCTTTAGCTATTGAACGAGAGCCATTGTATCAAGAAATTGCAGATATTACTGTTCGTACGGACGAACAGAGTGTTAGAATGGTTATTAATAGAATTATTGGTATATTGCAGTGATGTTGTTTCGTTTTTGAGATGTATTTTTTTTGGAATTTTTAATGAAGAAACTTTTTTTAAAATTAGAAAAATGTGGTTATCCT
This genomic interval carries:
- the aroK gene encoding shikimate kinase AroK, producing MVEKRNIFLIGPMGAGKSTIGRQLAQYLNMEFFDSDQEIERRTGANISWVFDVEGEDGFRFREEKVINELTDKNGIVLATGGGSIKSRENRNRLSSRGFVIYLETTIEKQLVRTQRDKKRPLLKTNNASQKILEALAIEREPLYQEIADITVRTDEQSVRMVINRIIGILQ